A section of the Triticum dicoccoides isolate Atlit2015 ecotype Zavitan chromosome 7A, WEW_v2.0, whole genome shotgun sequence genome encodes:
- the LOC119331942 gene encoding protein LE25-like — MATIKAKVQDAASSAKAGIDKAKATAGEKVKKATTTDPEKKREAEEKKEDRMHKVNSDERDEKGDHAAERSGRRTIVTGT; from the exons ATGGCGACCATCAAAGCCAAGGTCCAGGACGCCGCCTCCTCCGCCAAGGCCGGCATCGATAAGGCGAAGGCCACCGCCGGCGAGAAG GTAAAGAAGGCCACGACGACGGACCCGGAGAAGAAGCGCGAGGCGGAGGAGAAAAAGGAGGACCGCATGCACAAGGTTAACTCCGACGAGCGCGATGAGAAGGGGGACCACGCCGCCGAGAGGTCCGGGAGgcgcaccatcgtcaccggcacctaG